Proteins encoded within one genomic window of Desulfonatronospira thiodismutans ASO3-1:
- a CDS encoding GTP-binding signal recognition particle SRP54 G- domain protein translates to MQVKTFRGQSYSALLQQVKSELGPDAVILSSDCISSNGKKAFELTAALEVPAADQEQAYDKKQEKSGSEDLIPDTEPGLQGEQWRQEWAEFKKSIFQMIKPQLQGPRISSRQKQALEFLEKQGVYPEVIMDLWSRLGKNSHLPTLDVLSRAVPVSSWKKQMRQGTIHCLMGPSGVGKTTTVLRLALESRNIKPGMKICLVNNDTQHAGGRLFLKHYADLSGFSFMEIKSAQDLKSLKQAREKFDLVFMDTPGLGPHDNVQDSLWMKHMKNIQRHLVLSPVYAHEQLDNYLQKYSRDDLNSLIWTKLDEACSYGTLVNASWKSALPASYLGFGKGLRHCSTSASRDNFWKLIFKKKLPQATQQEDNNF, encoded by the coding sequence ATGCAGGTTAAAACCTTTCGTGGACAATCATACTCAGCTCTCCTGCAGCAGGTGAAAAGCGAGCTGGGGCCGGACGCAGTGATACTGAGCAGTGACTGCATCTCTTCCAACGGCAAAAAAGCCTTCGAGCTGACTGCCGCCCTGGAAGTGCCAGCAGCAGACCAGGAACAGGCTTACGATAAAAAGCAGGAAAAAAGCGGAAGCGAGGATCTGATTCCGGATACTGAACCGGGCCTGCAGGGTGAGCAGTGGCGTCAGGAGTGGGCGGAATTCAAAAAAAGCATCTTCCAGATGATCAAGCCCCAGCTCCAGGGCCCCAGGATCAGCTCCAGGCAGAAGCAGGCCTTGGAATTCCTCGAAAAACAGGGGGTTTACCCGGAAGTAATCATGGATCTCTGGTCCAGGCTGGGGAAAAACTCTCACCTGCCAACCCTGGATGTTCTTTCCAGAGCCGTGCCTGTCTCCTCCTGGAAAAAACAGATGCGCCAGGGAACAATCCACTGCCTCATGGGGCCCAGCGGTGTAGGCAAGACCACCACTGTTCTAAGACTGGCCCTGGAGAGCAGGAACATTAAGCCAGGCATGAAGATCTGCCTGGTGAACAACGACACCCAGCATGCCGGAGGCAGGCTCTTTTTGAAGCATTATGCCGACCTGTCGGGCTTTTCCTTTATGGAGATCAAGTCCGCCCAGGACCTCAAAAGCCTCAAACAGGCCCGGGAAAAATTCGACCTGGTATTTATGGATACTCCGGGACTTGGTCCACATGACAACGTACAGGACAGCTTATGGATGAAACACATGAAAAACATTCAGAGACACCTGGTATTAAGTCCGGTTTACGCCCATGAACAGCTGGATAATTATCTGCAGAAATATTCAAGGGATGATTTGAACAGTCTTATATGGACCAAGCTTGATGAAGCCTGCAGCTACGGAACACTGGTCAATGCATCCTGGAAAAGCGCCCTGCCCGCTTCATATCTGGGCTTCGGAAAAGGGCTCAGACACTGTTCCACCAGCGCTTCCAGGGACAATTTCTGGAAACTGATCTTTAAAAAGAAACTGCCGCAGGCAACCCAGCAGGAAGACAATAATTTTTAA
- a CDS encoding MinD/ParA family protein — translation MPKQTKLPIVLSLTSGKGGVGKTNMSVNLAYCLSRLGKKTLLLDADLGLANVDVILGLNPRFNLFHLFHENMDLQKIILPTDYGFDILPSASGVTEMLSLSTGQKLELLEVMDTLENELDYLIVDTGAGINENVIYFNLAVQERIIILTPEPTSLTDAYALIKVLKIQHGIERFRVVVNMAKSQEEAREVFKKLYNACDHFLSGISLDLSGIVPMDLNVRKGVASQQPFCHYAPNSKASKALMHTAESMTKWKPAENLDGNIKFFWKKLLFQE, via the coding sequence ATGCCGAAACAGACCAAGCTGCCCATAGTACTCTCGCTTACCTCCGGCAAGGGTGGTGTGGGTAAAACCAACATGTCCGTCAACCTTGCCTACTGCCTGAGCAGGCTGGGGAAAAAGACTCTACTGCTGGATGCCGATCTGGGTCTGGCCAACGTGGATGTCATCCTGGGCCTAAATCCCAGATTCAACCTTTTCCATCTTTTCCATGAAAATATGGATCTGCAAAAAATAATCTTGCCTACAGACTACGGCTTTGACATACTGCCTTCCGCCTCTGGTGTTACTGAAATGCTGTCTCTTAGCACTGGCCAGAAGCTTGAGCTCCTTGAAGTAATGGACACCCTGGAGAATGAGCTGGACTACCTGATCGTGGACACAGGTGCAGGAATCAACGAAAACGTCATTTACTTCAACCTGGCGGTACAGGAAAGGATCATTATCCTCACCCCTGAACCGACATCGCTGACGGATGCATACGCCCTGATCAAGGTGCTGAAAATACAGCACGGCATTGAGCGCTTCCGGGTGGTGGTCAATATGGCCAAAAGCCAGGAAGAGGCCAGAGAAGTTTTCAAGAAGCTCTACAATGCCTGCGATCACTTTTTAAGCGGAATATCCCTGGACCTGTCAGGCATTGTCCCCATGGATCTAAACGTCAGAAAAGGGGTTGCCAGTCAACAGCCCTTTTGCCATTATGCCCCCAACTCCAAGGCGTCCAAGGCATTGATGCACACAGCCGAAAGCATGACCAAATGGAAACCTGCTGAAAATCTTGATGGCAATATCAAATTCTTTTGGAAAAAACTCCTCTTCCAGGAATAA
- a CDS encoding FliA/WhiG family RNA polymerase sigma factor translates to MAISNSFGKNSSSRNNPWEVLEQNGVAFDQLSAADKNEIVRAYGQKIRITAARLKHKLPAHVDVNDLISAGSLGLIEALGNFDPTQGIKLETFADNRIKGAMLDELRRMDWFSRGLRKKVKKLEQSMREFEQNTGHSPSHSELKEITGYSREEVEEGLLALQNQICLSLEAIQENFSATGTQDSDEPQLSVVFHDLVDKVAAIIEKLSNKEQLVLSLYYTEELTMKEVAQVLDVTEGRVSQLHSQAIKKVKDNFAQEHDVF, encoded by the coding sequence ATGGCAATATCAAATTCTTTTGGAAAAAACTCCTCTTCCAGGAATAATCCCTGGGAAGTACTGGAACAAAACGGGGTTGCCTTTGATCAGTTGTCCGCTGCTGACAAAAATGAAATAGTCAGGGCTTACGGCCAGAAGATACGCATTACTGCCGCCCGGTTAAAGCATAAGCTGCCGGCGCACGTGGACGTTAACGATCTTATAAGTGCAGGTTCTCTGGGGCTTATCGAGGCCCTGGGCAATTTTGATCCGACCCAGGGTATCAAGCTCGAGACCTTTGCCGACAACCGCATCAAAGGCGCAATGCTTGACGAATTGCGCAGAATGGACTGGTTTTCCAGGGGGCTTCGCAAAAAAGTGAAAAAACTCGAACAGTCCATGCGGGAATTTGAGCAGAATACTGGGCACAGCCCCAGCCACAGTGAGCTCAAAGAAATCACCGGCTACTCACGCGAAGAAGTTGAAGAGGGCCTGCTGGCGCTGCAGAATCAGATCTGCCTGAGCCTGGAAGCCATTCAGGAAAACTTTTCCGCGACAGGGACCCAGGACAGCGACGAACCGCAGTTAAGCGTTGTCTTTCACGACCTTGTAGACAAGGTGGCCGCCATCATTGAAAAACTGTCCAACAAGGAACAGCTGGTGCTGTCCCTTTATTACACCGAGGAATTAACCATGAAGGAAGTGGCCCAGGTACTCGATGTTACCGAGGGAAGAGTATCCCAGCTGCATTCCCAGGCCATAAAAAAAGTCAAGGACAACTTTGCTCAGGAGCACGACGTGTTTTAA
- a CDS encoding chemotaxis response regulator CheY, producing the protein MSSNKNIRILVVDDFSTMRRIIKNILRQLGYNNIVEADDGTTAWEILNKDKIDFIVSDWNMPKMTGIELLRKVRSSEEFSDLPFLMVTAEAQQENIIEAVQAKVSNYIVKPFTADTMSQKIEKIFEK; encoded by the coding sequence ATGTCCAGCAACAAAAATATTCGGATTTTAGTCGTTGACGACTTTTCAACCATGCGCAGAATAATTAAGAATATTTTAAGGCAACTGGGCTACAACAACATAGTTGAAGCCGATGACGGCACTACTGCCTGGGAGATCCTGAACAAGGACAAGATAGATTTTATAGTCAGCGACTGGAATATGCCCAAAATGACTGGAATAGAACTTCTGCGCAAGGTAAGGTCCAGCGAGGAATTCTCCGACCTGCCCTTTCTAATGGTCACTGCTGAGGCCCAGCAGGAAAATATCATCGAGGCTGTCCAGGCCAAAGTATCCAACTATATCGTCAAGCCTTTCACTGCGGATACCATGAGTCAGAAAATTGAAAAAATTTTTGAGAAATAA
- a CDS encoding flagellar basal body-associated FliL family protein, with protein sequence MANKEKDQSTDQDLSLDQDELDTDRGREKVELDLDDAPFLEEEEEELEAGEDHQGSRDQGDDTHDEDQKAPVPWWKQKKTFAAGAAALLILLLVTGYFLVSPEDEPPPPDPAPREVVDDPIEEPEKDLSEIIVDMEPFMVEFEADNNIRFLKARFSLSVLGDDMAREVQDKKLVLRDSIYYFLRNKDGSFLQNSANTDEITRDLMSVLEQYLGRDQLNNIVIEDYSVM encoded by the coding sequence ATGGCGAACAAAGAAAAAGATCAATCCACTGACCAGGACCTTTCCCTGGACCAGGATGAACTGGACACCGACAGAGGCCGGGAAAAGGTCGAACTGGACCTGGACGATGCTCCTTTTCTGGAGGAAGAAGAGGAGGAGTTAGAGGCCGGTGAAGACCATCAAGGCAGCCGGGATCAGGGCGACGATACGCATGATGAGGACCAGAAGGCCCCGGTGCCATGGTGGAAGCAGAAAAAGACCTTTGCAGCCGGAGCAGCGGCCCTCTTGATCCTTTTGCTTGTGACCGGATATTTTCTTGTATCCCCGGAAGACGAACCTCCGCCTCCTGATCCCGCTCCCCGGGAAGTGGTTGACGATCCCATAGAAGAGCCGGAGAAAGATCTTTCCGAAATAATTGTTGATATGGAACCATTCATGGTGGAATTTGAAGCTGACAACAATATACGTTTCCTCAAGGCCAGGTTTTCCCTGTCTGTTCTTGGGGACGACATGGCCCGGGAAGTCCAGGACAAAAAGCTGGTTTTGCGCGATTCAATATATTACTTCCTGCGCAACAAGGACGGATCCTTTTTGCAGAACAGTGCCAACACTGATGAGATCACCAGGGACCTCATGTCGGTGCTTGAGCAGTACCTGGGCCGGGACCAGTTGAACAACATAGTAATTGAGGACTATTCGGTGATGTAA
- a CDS encoding tRNA dihydrouridine synthase → MPASKTLTSSPPLTPDSPWLAPLAGYSDLSFRLLCRNLGCRAACTEMISAKGLFFSTANTMRLLETCDQDLPLVVQLYGSDPDIMGRAVSTLSSKGFRYFDLNCGCSVKKVVKTGAGAALLKDTGLLLQMVAAMADMAGPGRVGVKLRLGWSSEQKVYLDLAAPLADAGAGWITLHPRTAVQQFTGKADWQALKNLKEISPVPVVASGDLFTARDALDCVRQTGVDTVMFARGALMDPAIGMRYKNLLQGLEDLPRDQEFTLRLCMETIDTYRRHASSRAVLKLRTLLPRMIRGLPGAKDLRKKIILCRQWAELEEVMNSARKHLEQA, encoded by the coding sequence GTGCCCGCCAGCAAAACCTTAACCTCCAGCCCGCCACTGACCCCGGACTCCCCCTGGCTTGCCCCCCTGGCCGGATATTCAGACCTGTCTTTCAGGCTTTTGTGCCGCAACCTGGGCTGCAGGGCCGCCTGTACTGAAATGATCAGCGCCAAGGGACTTTTCTTTTCCACTGCCAACACTATGCGTCTTTTAGAGACCTGTGACCAGGACCTTCCCTTAGTAGTTCAGCTTTACGGATCTGATCCGGACATCATGGGCCGGGCCGTCAGCACGCTCAGCAGCAAGGGGTTCAGGTATTTCGACCTCAACTGCGGGTGCTCGGTAAAAAAAGTGGTCAAGACAGGAGCCGGGGCTGCCCTGCTTAAAGACACTGGTCTTTTGCTGCAAATGGTTGCCGCCATGGCCGATATGGCCGGGCCGGGCCGGGTGGGGGTAAAATTACGCCTGGGCTGGAGCAGTGAACAAAAGGTATACCTGGATCTGGCAGCGCCCCTGGCCGACGCTGGAGCGGGATGGATCACCCTGCACCCCAGGACCGCGGTGCAGCAGTTTACCGGCAAGGCAGACTGGCAGGCCCTGAAAAATCTCAAGGAGATCTCCCCGGTTCCGGTTGTGGCCAGCGGCGACCTATTTACCGCCCGGGACGCACTGGACTGCGTCCGGCAGACCGGGGTGGATACCGTAATGTTCGCCAGGGGAGCACTCATGGACCCGGCAATAGGCATGCGTTATAAGAACCTGCTGCAGGGCCTGGAGGACCTGCCCCGGGACCAGGAGTTTACTCTGCGCCTGTGCATGGAGACCATAGATACTTATCGCAGGCATGCTTCCTCCCGGGCGGTGCTCAAACTAAGGACCCTGCTGCCCAGAATGATCCGGGGACTTCCCGGAGCAAAGGATTTGCGCAAAAAAATAATCTTATGTAGACAGTGGGCCGAACTGGAGGAAGTAATGAATTCAGCCCGGAAACACCTGGAGCAAGCATGA
- the ispH gene encoding 4-hydroxy-3-methylbut-2-enyl diphosphate reductase encodes MSTQVLLAESAGFCMGVSLALGKLDKALENQTSQRIFTYGPIIHNPQVLEYYHGKGVKIIDNWDEPRPGDMVLIRAHGVPLQVEEKLREKNIDILDATCPKVKKAQLLIYKNSAVSDRLLIYGELDHPEVKGLLSYAQCEAFLFENMQEFKKIALAPKDRYCLVSQTTQDRQEFLSIASELKHSQGNEIITLDTICDATKDRQNETIKIAGQVECMFVVGGRNSGNTRRLYQVARKYCPRCLHIETKEEIDPEMVKGCSKVGLTAGASTPNSTIQSIYQYLHRIINSQDPSLTTRRS; translated from the coding sequence ATGAGCACACAGGTTCTGCTGGCGGAAAGCGCCGGATTCTGCATGGGGGTGAGCCTGGCCCTGGGCAAGCTGGACAAGGCCCTGGAAAACCAGACCAGTCAGCGCATATTCACCTATGGTCCCATCATCCACAACCCCCAGGTACTGGAGTATTACCACGGCAAAGGAGTCAAGATAATCGACAACTGGGATGAGCCCCGGCCCGGAGACATGGTCCTCATCAGGGCCCACGGTGTACCTTTGCAGGTTGAGGAAAAGCTCAGGGAAAAAAACATTGATATACTCGATGCCACCTGCCCCAAGGTGAAAAAGGCCCAGCTGCTGATATACAAAAACAGCGCCGTGTCGGACCGTCTGCTCATCTACGGAGAACTGGACCACCCCGAAGTAAAGGGACTATTAAGCTATGCCCAGTGCGAGGCTTTTCTTTTTGAAAATATGCAGGAATTCAAAAAGATCGCCCTGGCTCCTAAAGACCGCTACTGCCTGGTATCCCAGACCACCCAGGACCGACAGGAATTTCTCAGCATAGCCAGTGAACTAAAACACAGCCAGGGCAATGAAATCATTACCCTGGATACCATCTGCGACGCCACCAAGGACAGGCAGAACGAAACCATTAAAATCGCCGGACAGGTGGAGTGCATGTTTGTGGTGGGCGGCAGGAACAGCGGCAACACCAGACGTCTGTACCAGGTAGCCCGGAAATACTGCCCCAGATGTCTGCACATTGAAACAAAAGAGGAAATCGACCCGGAAATGGTTAAAGGCTGCAGCAAAGTGGGGCTCACAGCCGGTGCATCCACGCCCAACAGCACCATACAATCCATTTATCAGTATCTGCACCGGATAATAAACAGCCAGGACCCCTCTTTAACAACCCGGAGATCTTAA
- a CDS encoding chemotaxis protein, with protein MTNSDILLEAGTNELEIVEFFLDEDLDGESYQGFYGVNVAKVLRIINKPEVTEMPSTPHSCVLGAFNQRSRIIPLVDLGLWLDKQAVESGSSKVIITEFNRVVTGFLASGVTRIHRLSWDEVEPPDAYVDSFSAGSITGVVKIEDRIVFILDLEKILAELSPGMGMNLDQELQSDSESGYTALVADDSTLIRNMISDLLEKAGFRVIKFKNGQEAWNELEKIKNTCSSEDKSLDSLVHIVVSDIEMPAMDGLTLTRKIKNDSVLGNLPVILFSSLISDRLRHKGVSVGADDQVSKPEVSLLTQKAMKLIRDREQSFKSKF; from the coding sequence ATGACCAATTCGGACATACTTCTTGAAGCAGGAACCAATGAGCTTGAAATTGTTGAATTTTTTCTGGATGAGGATCTGGACGGTGAAAGCTACCAGGGCTTTTACGGGGTAAACGTAGCCAAGGTTCTGAGGATAATAAACAAGCCGGAAGTGACTGAAATGCCCAGCACACCCCACTCGTGCGTCCTGGGGGCATTCAATCAGCGTTCCCGGATAATCCCCCTGGTGGACCTGGGGCTCTGGCTGGATAAGCAGGCTGTGGAGTCCGGGTCTTCAAAAGTGATTATCACCGAGTTCAACAGGGTGGTCACAGGTTTTCTGGCCTCCGGAGTAACCAGGATTCACCGGCTGAGCTGGGATGAAGTGGAGCCTCCGGATGCTTATGTGGACAGCTTCAGTGCCGGCAGCATAACCGGGGTGGTCAAAATTGAGGACAGGATAGTCTTTATCCTGGATCTGGAAAAGATACTGGCTGAACTGAGCCCGGGCATGGGAATGAACCTGGATCAGGAACTGCAATCAGACAGTGAAAGCGGGTACACCGCCCTTGTTGCCGATGACTCCACCCTGATCCGGAACATGATCTCGGATCTGCTGGAAAAGGCCGGGTTCAGGGTTATTAAATTCAAAAACGGCCAGGAAGCATGGAATGAACTGGAAAAAATCAAAAACACCTGTTCAAGTGAAGATAAATCTCTTGATTCCCTTGTTCACATTGTGGTCTCGGACATAGAAATGCCGGCCATGGATGGTCTGACCCTGACCAGAAAAATAAAAAACGACTCCGTACTTGGGAACCTTCCTGTCATACTCTTTTCCTCCCTCATAAGCGACAGGCTGCGCCACAAGGGTGTCTCTGTTGGAGCCGACGACCAGGTATCCAAGCCGGAAGTATCGCTTTTGACCCAGAAAGCCATGAAACTCATCCGGGACAGGGAACAAAGTTTCAAGAGTAAGTTCTAA
- the proB gene encoding glutamate 5-kinase, which yields MKNHREETGKILAGAGRVVIKIGSAVLTGREGLDLRVVSRLVDQICLLHDRGMDIILVSSGAVAAGCKVLSSCRSKSDLVFKQATSAVGQSRLMHAYDEIFGRYGKITAQILLTRNDLKSRERFINARNTMLQLLEWRAIPVINENDTVAVQELRFGDNDALGVMILNLVEADLFINLTSSDGVYRENPRENPDAQKIACIEDIHSEPLERMCQGKTQQGSGGMYSKLLSARKAAQLGVPTLILSGRDRFSLEKAFDGEDLGTWILPRDKSISSRKFWFAYNQEPAGEIVVDRGAAFAVFEKGKSLLPAGIVEIRGNFGKGALVKIVEQDSCRRPAVGLTNYKASDLRQIMGKKSGEIEGVLGQCLYPEAIHRDNMLLEAVL from the coding sequence ATGAAAAATCATCGTGAAGAAACCGGAAAAATCCTGGCCGGAGCCGGCCGCGTAGTTATCAAGATAGGCAGTGCCGTGCTTACGGGCCGGGAGGGCCTGGACCTGCGTGTGGTCAGCAGGCTGGTGGACCAGATCTGCCTTCTGCACGACCGGGGAATGGATATTATCCTGGTCTCTTCCGGGGCAGTGGCCGCTGGCTGCAAGGTGCTTTCCTCATGCCGGAGCAAAAGCGACCTGGTATTCAAGCAGGCTACATCAGCTGTGGGCCAGAGCAGGCTTATGCATGCCTATGACGAGATCTTCGGGCGTTATGGAAAGATTACCGCCCAGATCCTGCTTACCAGAAACGACCTCAAAAGCAGGGAGCGCTTCATCAATGCCCGCAATACCATGCTTCAGCTCCTGGAGTGGCGGGCCATACCGGTAATAAACGAAAACGATACCGTGGCGGTGCAGGAACTTCGCTTCGGGGACAACGACGCTTTGGGGGTGATGATACTGAACCTGGTGGAGGCGGACCTGTTTATAAACCTGACCTCATCAGACGGCGTATACCGGGAAAATCCCAGGGAAAACCCGGATGCGCAAAAGATAGCCTGTATTGAGGACATCCATTCCGAGCCCCTGGAAAGGATGTGTCAGGGGAAAACCCAGCAAGGCAGCGGAGGAATGTACAGTAAGCTCCTGTCCGCACGCAAGGCGGCCCAACTGGGTGTGCCCACCCTTATACTTTCCGGCAGGGACAGGTTCTCCCTGGAAAAAGCCTTTGACGGCGAGGATCTTGGCACCTGGATTCTGCCCCGGGACAAAAGTATTTCCAGCCGCAAGTTCTGGTTTGCCTACAACCAGGAGCCCGCAGGGGAAATAGTGGTGGACAGGGGAGCGGCTTTTGCTGTTTTTGAAAAGGGCAAAAGCCTCCTGCCTGCGGGTATCGTGGAAATACGGGGCAATTTCGGCAAGGGGGCTTTAGTGAAAATTGTGGAGCAGGACAGCTGCAGACGTCCTGCAGTGGGCCTTACCAACTACAAAGCTTCAGATCTGCGCCAGATTATGGGCAAGAAATCCGGGGAAATTGAGGGAGTGCTTGGACAGTGTCTCTACCCTGAAGCAATTCACAGGGACAATATGCTGCTGGAGGCAGTGCTTTAG
- the obgE gene encoding GTPase ObgE, translating into MRFVDEAEITARSGKGGDGCVSFRRERFIPRGGPDGGDGGEGGSLYVEADPGLLTLYDFKRKRLFAAQNGRPGMGRQRFGRSGDDLVIYLPVGTQVYSMQEDGESLLADLVHPGQRVLLAQGGRGGKGNTHFKSSTMRAPRFAQPGEEGVELRLKLRLKVLADAGLLGLPNAGKSTLLSRISAARPKIGSYPFTTINPNLGVLRDQRDTQMVVADIPGLISGAHQGRGLGDRFLKHVERTRFLVHILSVEDIDLDSPWQGFEILNQELEKYSPELASREQVLVLNKTDLLSRDELDKLGRAVEAYEYRVYLISALEGTGVEKLVQDMWERFYRLSVDVK; encoded by the coding sequence ATGCGCTTTGTGGATGAAGCCGAAATAACAGCCCGTTCCGGGAAAGGCGGAGACGGGTGCGTATCCTTCCGCAGGGAGAGGTTTATTCCCAGGGGCGGTCCCGATGGAGGGGACGGGGGAGAAGGCGGGAGCCTTTACGTGGAGGCTGATCCTGGGCTGCTTACTCTTTACGATTTTAAGCGTAAGCGCTTGTTTGCAGCCCAGAACGGTCGTCCCGGCATGGGCAGGCAGAGGTTCGGCAGGTCCGGTGATGACCTGGTGATTTATCTGCCTGTGGGCACCCAGGTTTATTCCATGCAGGAGGACGGTGAATCTTTGCTTGCAGATCTGGTGCATCCCGGCCAGAGGGTTCTTCTGGCCCAAGGGGGCAGGGGGGGCAAAGGCAACACTCACTTCAAGTCTTCCACCATGCGCGCTCCAAGGTTTGCTCAGCCTGGAGAGGAAGGAGTGGAGCTGCGCCTGAAACTCAGGTTGAAGGTCCTGGCTGATGCAGGCCTTCTGGGCCTGCCCAATGCAGGCAAGTCAACTCTTCTTTCCAGGATCTCGGCTGCCAGGCCCAAGATCGGTTCCTACCCCTTCACCACAATCAACCCCAATCTCGGAGTGCTGCGGGACCAGCGCGATACACAGATGGTGGTGGCGGATATTCCGGGGCTCATATCCGGGGCCCATCAGGGCAGGGGACTGGGGGACAGGTTTTTGAAGCACGTGGAGCGCACCAGGTTTCTGGTGCATATTTTAAGTGTTGAGGATATCGACCTGGACAGCCCCTGGCAGGGTTTCGAGATCCTGAACCAGGAGCTGGAAAAATATTCACCGGAACTGGCCTCGAGAGAGCAGGTCCTGGTCCTGAACAAAACAGATCTTTTAAGCAGAGATGAACTGGATAAGCTCGGCAGGGCTGTTGAGGCCTATGAATACAGAGTGTACCTGATTTCGGCCCTGGAAGGAACCGGCGTTGAAAAACTGGTGCAGGATATGTGGGAGAGGTTTTACCGGTTGTCCGTTGATGTAAAATGA
- the rpmA gene encoding 50S ribosomal protein L27 yields MAHKKAGGSSRNGRDSHGQRRGVKRYGGQKVRAGNILVRQLGTKIHPGANVGVGKDYTLFALSDGEVKYDKFTRKKKVRTRVSIVPAAV; encoded by the coding sequence ATGGCACATAAAAAAGCAGGCGGAAGTTCCAGGAATGGACGCGACAGTCACGGACAGAGAAGAGGGGTGAAAAGGTACGGCGGACAGAAGGTCCGGGCTGGCAATATACTGGTCCGTCAACTGGGGACCAAAATCCATCCCGGAGCCAATGTCGGCGTGGGCAAGGATTACACTCTTTTCGCCCTCTCCGACGGCGAGGTCAAGTATGACAAATTTACCCGCAAGAAAAAAGTCCGCACCAGGGTCAGTATTGTGCCTGCAGCGGTCTAA
- the rplU gene encoding 50S ribosomal protein L21 yields the protein MFAIVESGGKQYRVREGQRLKVARMDQEPGEEVVLDSVLAVGQDDDVQFGKPYLDQARVVCDILEHDRDKKVIVFKKKRRKGYSKKQGHRQDFTAVKVKSIQA from the coding sequence ATGTTTGCTATAGTTGAAAGCGGTGGAAAGCAATACCGGGTAAGGGAAGGTCAAAGGCTGAAAGTGGCCAGGATGGACCAGGAGCCCGGGGAAGAAGTTGTTCTGGATTCGGTCCTGGCAGTGGGACAGGATGATGATGTTCAATTCGGCAAGCCCTACCTGGATCAGGCCAGGGTTGTCTGCGATATCCTGGAACACGACCGGGACAAGAAGGTGATCGTCTTCAAAAAGAAAAGACGCAAGGGATACAGCAAAAAGCAGGGACATCGCCAGGATTTTACCGCGGTTAAGGTCAAGAGCATCCAGGCATAG
- a CDS encoding ComF family protein, with the protein MMYAFKNVLKEQLRVYGLYSFHPWKLTRVLRREFLGRRCLICGMVRDKETGPDTMCPACLEKIKIRRRGFCPGCAKIYTLEEASPYYCLDCRTRPFPWSGLGFFGPYQDRLRELILCFKFKGDLGLGRVLGGMLVQAGQYHGGVKADMVVPVPMHESKLKMRGFNQSLELARIFSASTGFQLQHRAMVKKRPTAAQSSLNRKDRMKELKGAFEAHAGVVRGQSILLVDDIYTTGSTLEECTRTLIKAGASRVQVLFLARGVM; encoded by the coding sequence ATGATGTATGCGTTTAAAAACGTGTTAAAAGAGCAGCTTCGCGTTTATGGTCTTTACAGTTTTCATCCCTGGAAACTCACCCGGGTTCTCAGGCGGGAATTTCTGGGAAGAAGGTGCCTGATATGCGGGATGGTCAGGGATAAAGAGACTGGCCCGGACACAATGTGTCCTGCGTGTCTGGAGAAGATTAAAATAAGGCGGCGCGGATTCTGCCCGGGCTGCGCCAAAATCTACACCCTTGAAGAAGCCAGTCCTTATTACTGCCTGGACTGCCGCACCAGGCCTTTTCCCTGGTCCGGGCTGGGTTTTTTCGGGCCTTACCAGGACCGCCTGAGAGAGCTTATTCTGTGCTTCAAGTTCAAAGGGGATCTGGGGCTGGGCAGGGTTCTCGGGGGCATGCTGGTTCAGGCCGGCCAATATCATGGCGGAGTCAAGGCGGACATGGTAGTACCCGTGCCCATGCACGAATCCAAGCTTAAAATGCGGGGCTTCAACCAGAGCCTGGAGCTGGCCAGAATATTTTCCGCAAGCACGGGGTTTCAGCTGCAGCACCGGGCCATGGTAAAAAAGAGGCCTACTGCAGCCCAGAGCTCCCTGAACCGCAAGGACCGGATGAAGGAATTAAAAGGGGCTTTTGAAGCCCATGCCGGGGTGGTCAGGGGGCAATCCATCCTCCTGGTTGATGATATCTACACCACTGGGTCCACCCTGGAAGAATGCACCAGGACACTTATCAAGGCAGGTGCTTCCCGGGTGCAGGTGCTTTTTCTGGCCAGAGGGGTGATGTAG